A part of Ammospiza caudacuta isolate bAmmCau1 chromosome 5, bAmmCau1.pri, whole genome shotgun sequence genomic DNA contains:
- the ECHDC3 gene encoding enoyl-CoA hydratase domain-containing protein 3, mitochondrial: protein MAARLCRLQRPLTAAFSSAAAAGAGQAPPAEPLTELRQAGGVRTIVLNNPRRRNALSLPMLQSLRRDLLHDVKSRELRVIVIAAKGPVFCSGHDLKELSSEDDVKHHSQVFELCAEVMTLIQKLPVPVIAKVNGLATAAGCQLVASCDIAVASEKSQFATPGVNIGLFCSTPAVALGRSLPKKVALEMLFTGEPLSAHEALMHGLVSKVVPEDKLEEETMKISQKICESSKSVLALGKATFYRQITQDLDTAYKITTKVMVDNLTLRDGQEGIEAFVQKRKPVWSHSQEEKK, encoded by the exons ATGGCGGCCCGGCTGTGCAGGCTGCAGAGGCCCCTCACGGCCGCCTTCAGCAGCGCCGCGGCCGCGGGGGCCGGGCAGGCCCCGCCGGCGGAGCCGCTGACGGAGCTGCGGCAGGCGGGGGGCGTCCG CACCATCGTCCTGAACAACCCGCGGCGGCGGAACGCGCTGTCGCTGCCCATGCTGCAGAGCCTGCGGCGGGACCTCCTGCACGACGTCAAGAGCCGGGAGCTGCGCGTCATCGTCATCGCGG CTAAAGGACCTGTATTTTGTTCTGGCCATGATTTAAAGGAACTGTCAAGTGAAGATGATGTGAAGCATCATTCCCAAGTATTTGAACTATGTGCAGAG GTTATGACTTTAATCCAGAAACTTCCAGTGCCAGTGATTGCCAAAGTGAACGGCCTGGCTACAgcagctggctgccagctggtGGCAAGCTGTGACATCGCAGTGGCCAGTGAGAAATCTCAGTTTGCTACTCCTGGAGTGAACATTGGGCTCTTCTGCTCCACACCAGCTGTGGCCTTGGGCAGATCTCTTCCAAAAAAG GTGGCTCTGGAGATGCTTTTCACGGGTGAACCCCTCTCTGCCCACGAAGCGTTAATGCACGGGCTGGTCAGCAAGGTGGTACCAGAAGACAAGCTGGAAGAAGAGACCATGAAAATCTCTCAGAAGAtctgtgaaagcagcaaatCTGTCCTGGCCTTGGGGAAGGCCACCTTTTACAGACAGATAACCCAGGACCTTGACACTGCTTACAAAATAACTACTAAGGTCATGGTAGATAATTTGACTTTGAGAGATGGGCAGGAAGGCATTGAAGCCTTTGTTCAGAAGAGAAAGCCTGTCTGGTCACACTCTCAGGAGGAGAAGAAATGA